One genomic region from Solwaraspora sp. WMMD792 encodes:
- the prfH gene encoding peptide chain release factor H produces MTTASLLLSAGRGPQECSWAVAQLLCRLEADAAAQRLTTRRARTVGGDRPGTYRSALVRIGGSGTEEFATSWTGTLCWQAPSPYRTGHGRKNWYVTAQPCQASPTPTVFREADVDIVACRTGGPGGQHRNKASTAVRATHRPSGLVVVVDTERRSQLNRRIALRLLRDRLEHGDLVASQAMETDRWRMHDALVRGNPVRIERPRRT; encoded by the coding sequence GTGACGACCGCGTCCCTGCTGCTGTCCGCCGGGCGTGGTCCACAGGAATGCTCCTGGGCGGTGGCCCAACTGCTGTGCCGGCTGGAAGCCGACGCCGCCGCCCAGCGGCTGACCACCCGCCGGGCCCGGACCGTCGGCGGCGACCGGCCGGGCACCTACCGGTCGGCGCTGGTCCGCATCGGCGGTAGTGGAACCGAGGAGTTCGCCACCTCCTGGACTGGCACCCTGTGCTGGCAGGCACCGAGCCCTTACCGGACCGGGCATGGCCGGAAGAACTGGTACGTCACCGCCCAGCCGTGCCAGGCCAGCCCGACCCCGACCGTGTTCCGGGAAGCGGACGTCGATATCGTCGCCTGCCGCACCGGCGGGCCCGGTGGCCAGCACCGCAACAAAGCCAGCACGGCGGTGCGGGCCACCCACCGGCCGTCCGGGCTGGTGGTCGTGGTCGACACGGAACGGCGATCGCAACTGAACCGTCGCATCGCCTTGCGGCTGCTCCGCGACCGGCTCGAACACGGTGACCTGGTGGCGTCGCAAGCGATGGAGACCGATCGCTGGCGGATGCACGACGCACTGGTGAGAGGCAATCCCGTCCGAATCGAGCGCCCGCGCCGCACCTGA
- a CDS encoding SelT/SelW/SelH family protein, whose protein sequence is MTTTKQPRLEIEYCTQCRWMLRAAWTAQELLTTFALRLGEVALVPGTGGVFEVRLDGETIWSRGESGFPGIPELKRLVRDRIAPDFSLGHTDRALPHGL, encoded by the coding sequence GTGACCACTACCAAACAGCCACGGTTGGAGATCGAGTACTGCACGCAGTGCCGTTGGATGCTGCGCGCCGCGTGGACAGCTCAGGAGCTGCTCACCACATTCGCGCTGCGGCTCGGTGAGGTGGCGCTCGTGCCGGGCACCGGCGGGGTGTTCGAGGTCCGGCTGGACGGTGAGACGATCTGGTCGCGCGGGGAGAGCGGCTTCCCGGGAATCCCCGAGCTGAAAAGACTGGTACGGGACCGCATCGCGCCCGACTTCAGCCTTGGCCACACCGACCGGGCCCTGCCGCACGGGCTCTGA
- a CDS encoding SRPBCC family protein has translation MPVVEAAVTVPVPPDLAFAVSQTTTPVRHRWDPFIRAQHFVNGATRPGKGVRTFTRSRHGLTMISEYVSYAPPTNVGMKMVRGPWFFEMFAGGWRFAPASEPGHTVATWRYSFRCRPAPLRPIADRVGVWLLGRDIRRRIAGYAAGCADPEVVAAARRSLSD, from the coding sequence ATGCCTGTGGTAGAAGCAGCGGTCACCGTCCCCGTACCGCCGGATCTCGCCTTCGCGGTGTCCCAGACCACCACGCCGGTCCGGCACCGTTGGGACCCGTTCATCCGGGCACAGCACTTCGTCAACGGTGCCACCCGCCCCGGCAAGGGCGTCCGCACCTTCACCCGGTCCCGGCACGGCCTGACGATGATCAGCGAGTACGTCTCGTACGCTCCGCCGACCAACGTCGGCATGAAGATGGTCCGTGGGCCGTGGTTCTTCGAGATGTTCGCCGGCGGCTGGCGGTTCGCCCCGGCCTCCGAGCCCGGTCACACGGTGGCGACCTGGCGGTACAGCTTCCGCTGCCGGCCGGCGCCGCTGCGCCCGATCGCCGACCGGGTCGGGGTGTGGCTGCTGGGCCGCGACATCCGCCGCCGCATCGCCGGCTACGCGGCCGGTTGCGCCGATCCGGAGGTTGTCGCCGCCGCCCGCCGGTCACTGTCCGACTGA
- a CDS encoding NPP1 family protein, producing the protein MHHSASLNRTAIRSRTWIAAAALSTALVVAPATAARAANLPNLPQSAGGYELTFAPAYDYDGDGCYPVAAIAPDRTLNGGLNTTGAVNGNCRDQSDLDRTQTYARSKCNNGWCAIVYASYRNAG; encoded by the coding sequence TTGCACCATTCCGCCAGCCTGAACCGTACGGCGATCCGCAGCCGGACCTGGATCGCCGCCGCAGCGCTATCCACCGCGCTGGTCGTCGCTCCCGCCACGGCCGCGCGGGCCGCGAACCTGCCCAACCTGCCCCAGTCCGCCGGCGGCTACGAGCTGACGTTCGCGCCGGCCTACGACTACGACGGCGACGGGTGCTACCCGGTCGCGGCGATCGCCCCCGACCGCACCCTCAACGGCGGACTGAACACCACCGGGGCGGTCAACGGCAACTGCCGCGACCAGTCGGATCTCGACCGGACCCAGACGTACGCCAGGTCGAAGTGCAACAACGGCTGGTGCGCCATCGTGTACGCGAGCTACCGGAATGCGGGCTAG
- a CDS encoding XRE family transcriptional regulator produces MDDDLDHALDSVGPRLRALRKQRETTLAELSAATGISVSTLSRLESGTRRPTLELLLPLARAHGVSLDELVDAPPTGDPRIHLRPVTRHGMTVLPLTQRAGGIQAYKLIIPARSPRREPELKTHEGYEWLYVLDGRLRVLLGEHDLILSPGEAAEFDTRVPHWFGAVGDEPVEFLSLFGQQGERAHLRARPRERARERTGERARNGGRP; encoded by the coding sequence ATGGACGACGACCTCGACCATGCTCTCGACTCGGTCGGCCCCCGGCTGCGGGCGCTGCGCAAACAGCGCGAGACGACCCTCGCCGAGCTGTCGGCCGCCACCGGCATCTCGGTGAGCACCCTGTCCCGGCTGGAATCCGGCACCCGCCGGCCCACCCTGGAGCTGCTGCTGCCCCTCGCCCGCGCCCACGGTGTCAGCCTGGACGAGCTGGTCGACGCGCCACCGACCGGCGACCCGCGCATCCACCTGCGGCCGGTCACCCGGCACGGGATGACCGTCCTTCCGCTCACCCAGCGGGCGGGCGGCATCCAGGCGTACAAGCTGATCATCCCGGCACGCAGCCCGCGCCGCGAGCCTGAGCTGAAGACCCACGAAGGCTACGAATGGCTGTACGTCCTCGACGGGCGGCTGCGTGTCCTGCTCGGTGAGCACGATCTGATCCTCTCCCCCGGCGAGGCGGCGGAGTTCGACACCCGGGTGCCGCACTGGTTCGGCGCGGTCGGTGACGAGCCGGTCGAGTTCCTCAGCCTCTTCGGCCAACAGGGCGAACGCGCCCACCTGCGCGCCCGCCCCCGGGAGCGAGCGCGGGAGCGGACCGGGGAGCGGGCCAGGAATGGTGGTAGGCCCTGA
- a CDS encoding DUF72 domain-containing protein, producing the protein MWTHKSWQGRLIAHPLPPAERLRHYAAWCTAVEGNTTFYATPTRETAATWAAQTDPDFRFVLKLPKTVTHEHRLTDADEPLNAFLDAIAPLGPRTHAIWAQLPGSFGPDDVPALARFLRRLPRDHRYAVEVRHPAFFTDPAATRLLEGVLSDVDAEWVPFDTTTFFAAEPTSDAERDAWIKKPRAPLRTRALTDRPIVRYLGRDDVEQTVAGWRHWVEASVSWLRQGRSPTVFIHTPDNADAPTLARRFHDEVRAALPQLDPLPEPIPAQPLTLF; encoded by the coding sequence ATGTGGACGCACAAGTCCTGGCAGGGGCGACTGATCGCGCACCCGTTGCCGCCGGCCGAACGGCTACGCCACTACGCCGCCTGGTGCACCGCCGTCGAAGGCAACACCACCTTCTACGCCACCCCGACCCGGGAGACCGCCGCCACCTGGGCGGCGCAGACCGACCCCGACTTTCGCTTCGTGCTCAAACTGCCGAAGACCGTCACCCACGAACACCGGCTCACCGACGCCGACGAGCCGTTGAACGCCTTCCTCGACGCGATAGCACCCCTCGGACCGCGTACCCATGCGATCTGGGCCCAACTGCCGGGGTCGTTCGGCCCCGACGACGTGCCCGCCCTGGCCCGCTTCCTGCGCCGACTCCCCCGCGATCACCGGTACGCCGTCGAGGTCCGCCACCCGGCGTTCTTCACCGACCCGGCCGCGACCCGGCTACTCGAAGGGGTACTGAGCGACGTCGACGCCGAGTGGGTTCCGTTCGACACCACGACGTTCTTCGCCGCCGAGCCGACCAGCGACGCCGAACGCGACGCGTGGATCAAGAAGCCCCGCGCCCCGCTGCGCACCCGGGCACTGACCGACCGGCCGATCGTGCGCTACCTCGGCCGCGACGACGTCGAGCAGACCGTCGCCGGCTGGCGGCACTGGGTCGAGGCATCGGTGTCCTGGCTGCGGCAGGGCCGCTCGCCCACGGTGTTCATCCACACCCCGGACAACGCCGACGCGCCGACCCTGGCCCGCCGCTTCCATGACGAGGTACGGGCCGCACTGCCGCAACTCGACCCGTTGCCCGAGCCGATCCCGGCACAGCCGCTGACCCTGTTCTGA
- a CDS encoding HNH endonuclease family protein, which translates to MARRTVSARPPASVRPTIGVRRAVSAAVAATIAVIVSLTLTAVPAQATPPNIPSYSTALSRLNSLTVAAESHQSSYSRSLFPHWITITGSCNTREQVLKRDGSNVVVNSSCYPTSGSWYSPFDGATWTQASDVDIDHMVPLAEAWRSGAWAWSTARRQTYANDLGGPELWAVTDNVNQAKGDKDPADWQPPLVSFRCTYARAWIQVKWYYDMTVDSAEKSALSGMLATC; encoded by the coding sequence ATGGCCCGCCGCACCGTCAGCGCCCGTCCCCCAGCCAGCGTCCGCCCCACCATCGGTGTCCGTCGTGCCGTCAGCGCCGCCGTGGCCGCGACGATCGCGGTCATCGTCTCGCTCACCCTGACCGCTGTCCCCGCCCAGGCCACGCCGCCCAACATCCCGTCGTACAGCACGGCGCTCAGCCGGCTGAACTCGCTGACCGTGGCCGCCGAGTCGCACCAGTCGAGCTACAGCCGGTCGTTGTTCCCGCACTGGATCACCATCACCGGCAGCTGCAACACCCGGGAGCAGGTGCTCAAGCGCGACGGCAGCAACGTCGTGGTCAACAGCAGTTGCTACCCGACCTCCGGGTCCTGGTACAGCCCGTTCGACGGGGCCACCTGGACGCAGGCGTCGGACGTCGACATCGACCACATGGTGCCGCTCGCCGAGGCGTGGCGTTCCGGTGCCTGGGCCTGGTCCACCGCCCGGCGTCAGACGTACGCCAACGACCTCGGCGGGCCGGAGCTGTGGGCGGTCACCGACAACGTCAACCAGGCCAAGGGCGACAAGGACCCGGCCGACTGGCAGCCGCCGCTCGTCTCGTTCCGTTGCACCTACGCCCGGGCCTGGATCCAGGTGAAGTGGTACTACGACATGACAGTGGACAGCGCGGAGAAGTCCGCCCTGTCCGGCATGCTGGCCACCTGCTGA
- the rocD gene encoding ornithine--oxo-acid transaminase, giving the protein MVDGMLRTPRAVRDAERWTAHNYHPLPVVISEAAGAWVTDVDGRRYLDCLAGYSALNFGHRHPTLTAAAHAQLDRLTLTSRAFTHDRFADFCRELAELCGKDMVLPMNTGAEAVETAIKVARKWGYQVKGVPDGQATIVVADGNFHGRTTTIVSFSTDAEARDGFGPYTPGFRIVPYGDLAALADAIDETCVAVLLEPIQGEQGVVVPPDGYLTGVRDLCTRNDVLLLADEIQSGLGRTGATFACDHEGVVPDMYILGKALGGGIVPVSAVVADRPVLGVLRPGEHGSTFGGNALACAVATEVVRLLATGEYQRRSAELGARLHAGLDALRDDGRLLAVRGRGLWAGLDLDPRRTTGRQACERLADRGVLAKDTHGATIRLAPPLVVEASDVDFAIEQLSHVLR; this is encoded by the coding sequence ATCGTCGACGGGATGCTGCGGACACCGAGGGCGGTACGGGACGCGGAACGCTGGACCGCGCACAACTACCACCCGCTACCGGTGGTGATCAGCGAGGCCGCCGGCGCCTGGGTCACCGACGTCGACGGCCGACGCTACCTGGACTGCCTGGCCGGCTACTCGGCGCTCAACTTCGGCCACCGGCATCCGACATTGACCGCCGCCGCGCACGCCCAGCTGGACCGGCTCACCCTGACCAGCCGGGCGTTCACCCACGACCGGTTCGCCGACTTCTGCCGCGAGCTGGCCGAGCTGTGCGGCAAGGACATGGTGCTGCCGATGAACACCGGCGCCGAGGCGGTGGAGACCGCGATCAAGGTCGCCCGCAAGTGGGGCTACCAGGTCAAGGGCGTACCGGACGGTCAGGCGACCATCGTCGTGGCCGACGGCAACTTCCACGGCCGGACCACGACGATCGTCAGCTTCTCCACCGACGCCGAGGCCCGCGACGGCTTCGGGCCGTACACCCCGGGGTTTCGGATCGTGCCGTACGGCGACCTCGCCGCGCTGGCCGACGCGATCGACGAGACCTGCGTCGCGGTGCTGCTGGAGCCGATCCAGGGCGAGCAGGGCGTGGTGGTGCCGCCGGACGGCTACCTGACCGGGGTACGGGACCTGTGCACCCGCAACGACGTGCTGCTGCTCGCCGACGAGATCCAGTCTGGCCTGGGCCGCACCGGGGCGACGTTCGCCTGCGACCACGAGGGCGTGGTGCCGGACATGTACATCCTGGGCAAGGCGCTCGGCGGCGGCATCGTGCCGGTGTCGGCGGTGGTGGCCGACCGACCGGTGCTCGGGGTGCTGCGCCCCGGCGAGCACGGCTCGACGTTCGGCGGCAACGCCCTCGCCTGCGCGGTCGCCACCGAGGTGGTCCGGCTGCTGGCCACCGGCGAGTACCAGCGGCGCTCGGCGGAGCTGGGGGCCCGGCTGCACGCCGGGCTCGACGCGCTGCGCGACGACGGCCGACTGCTCGCCGTCCGCGGTCGCGGGCTGTGGGCCGGGCTGGACCTGGACCCACGGCGGACGACCGGTCGGCAGGCCTGCGAACGGCTCGCCGATCGGGGCGTACTGGCCAAGGACACCCACGGTGCGACGATCCGGCTGGCCCCGCCGCTGGTCGTCGAAGCGTCCGACGTGGACTTCGCCATCGAACAGCTTTCCCACGTGCTGCGCTGA
- a CDS encoding transposase, which translates to MQLRYNFRLYPTPGEQAALSRALGCARVVFNDGLRLRQQAYEQGLPYVSDADLSKRVITRAKATPERAWLGEVSSVVLQQALADLNTAYRNFFASVTGRRKGRKVARPRFRSRKDKRQAIRFTKNSRFKVCDNGRLRLPKIGDLEVRWSRSLPSEPSSVTVVRDTAGRYFASFVVTTPGDEALPPVDSEIGIDLGLTHFAVMSDGAKVTAPRFLRRAARKLKRLQQALSRKQKGSNRRRKAVVRVARAHSRVADTRRDWQHKLSTTLIRDNQAVYVEDLAVAGLGRTRLAKSVYDAGWAQFTTMLEYKAARYGRTFGRVDRWLPSTRMCSVCGRVNDKMALDVRSWSCPCGAVHDRDVNAARNIKAAGRADFNDRGAQVRPAPVPAPRREAVTHREFTPSGV; encoded by the coding sequence ATGCAGCTTCGGTACAACTTTCGTCTCTATCCCACCCCGGGGGAGCAGGCGGCGTTGTCCCGGGCGCTCGGCTGCGCGAGGGTGGTGTTCAACGACGGGCTCAGGCTGCGTCAGCAGGCATACGAGCAGGGCTTGCCGTACGTTTCGGACGCCGACCTGTCGAAGCGGGTCATCACACGGGCCAAGGCGACGCCGGAACGGGCGTGGCTGGGCGAGGTGTCGTCGGTCGTGCTTCAGCAGGCTCTCGCGGATCTAAACACCGCGTACCGCAACTTCTTTGCCTCGGTCACCGGCAGGCGCAAGGGCCGCAAGGTGGCCCGGCCCCGCTTCCGGTCCCGCAAAGACAAGCGGCAGGCGATCCGGTTCACGAAGAACAGCAGGTTCAAGGTCTGCGACAACGGTCGCCTGCGGTTGCCGAAGATAGGTGACCTGGAGGTGCGCTGGTCGCGGTCGTTGCCGTCCGAGCCGTCGTCGGTGACGGTGGTCAGGGACACGGCCGGACGGTACTTCGCCTCCTTCGTGGTGACCACGCCCGGGGACGAGGCGCTGCCGCCGGTCGACTCCGAGATCGGGATCGACCTGGGCCTGACGCACTTCGCCGTCATGTCGGACGGTGCGAAGGTCACCGCACCCAGGTTTCTGCGGCGAGCTGCCCGCAAGTTGAAGCGCCTGCAGCAGGCACTGTCGCGCAAGCAGAAGGGGTCGAACCGGCGCAGGAAGGCCGTCGTCAGGGTTGCTCGGGCGCACTCCCGGGTGGCCGACACCCGCCGGGACTGGCAACACAAGCTGTCCACGACGTTGATCCGCGACAACCAAGCGGTGTACGTCGAGGACCTCGCTGTTGCCGGGTTGGGTCGTACAAGGCTGGCCAAGTCGGTGTACGACGCCGGCTGGGCGCAGTTCACGACCATGTTGGAGTACAAGGCCGCCCGGTACGGGCGCACGTTCGGCCGGGTGGACCGTTGGTTACCGTCGACCCGGATGTGCTCGGTGTGTGGCCGGGTCAACGACAAGATGGCGCTCGACGTCAGGTCGTGGTCCTGTCCCTGCGGGGCCGTTCACGACCGGGACGTCAACGCCGCACGCAACATCAAGGCCGCCGGACGGGCGGACTTCAACGACCGTGGAGCGCAGGTAAGACCGGCACCCGTGCCGGCACCGCGCCGAGAAGCGGTAACCCATCGGGAGTTCACCCCTTCGGGGGTGTAG
- a CDS encoding type II toxin-antitoxin system Phd/YefM family antitoxin has translation MDEPQTIGARDARPELGKLVDAAHYAGQHTIITKSGEPRAVLVPYEWWNQRQNRPG, from the coding sequence ATGGACGAGCCGCAGACCATCGGTGCCCGCGACGCCCGACCCGAACTCGGGAAACTGGTCGACGCCGCCCACTACGCAGGCCAGCACACGATCATCACCAAGTCCGGGGAGCCGCGCGCCGTGCTGGTGCCCTACGAGTGGTGGAACCAGCGGCAGAACCGGCCGGGTTAG